The genomic stretch ttttttgtcttctatTCTTTGCCAGTTTGACCAGCAAACCAGCCTTGGCCTCTTATCCCGAGATTACTATGCCTGTGATGGTCCCTATGCAGAGGTGTGCTGGAATGTTCAATAATTGTGTTTAACAAAGagcaaagaaatgtttaatgttGATTTGGCATACTGCCAGCTCATTCGATGAAAAGTTAAAAAGCTGCCATATGATGAAGAATCATTAttacaaatttaatttatttgggcATTTTCAATGAATGTATTTTCCAGGCATGTCGAGCTTATGAGCAGTTCATGACTGACCTGGCTAAGCTGATCCGCTCTGACCGGGGACTGAGAATCAACGAAACCCAAATAAGAGAAGAGGTGACCCGAGTTATAGACTTGGAGAGAGATATCGCCAATGTGAGCatactttttattcttccgGAGACCATCTTATTTTTGTTAAACCAAAGgatgattttacttgtttgtttttttatgggtCAGGATTACAGAGGAAGATATTTCAGAAGGACTTGGTTAAGTGAATACATTCAGCCAATAGGAAGGCACAGGCAGCTTGTTTGACAGCTTCTCTTCTGTGTTTTCAGCTCAGAACATCGCTCACTTATGAGTAGCTTGTGCCCCTGCTGTTTTTAGCTCCAGGGGAGAAGATATCTGCCAAGGCTGTCATGTAATACAGGATGTGCCACATTTATGTTATAGATCAAGAAATGCAGATTTAGACACAATTTAAGATGTTTTCTTCCTTCGGAAATTTAACCACAATTACAGATTTCAGCGAGTGAAAAGAAAAGTAACATGCTGGGCCGCAGAAAGCAGGCATGTCACAGGCACAcccttatttatatataatataaacgCATTTCACATGGCACaattttactttaaagaaaTTCGGAGAGTCCATTAAATATGTTGTGCTGGGTCTTTTTACTGCATGACCAGTTAGGGACTTAAACAGAGAGAGTCCATAACTGGGATGGagaaatgctcttttttttttatattttgtaaattCATGTTGAACCTTTGAATATAAAATTTTAGAACTTGTACTAGCTGCAAAACTGTGGACAATCAACTGCCCTAATTTTTTCACATTGCTCTTAAGCCATAAAGTTGCTAGTATCCAATAATTTGGAAATTGACACCTTTTTAGTAGCATTGCAGGctttaggtttttttcttcctctgcctccttgAGACAgccctttgttcttgtttttgtaaGCTGTACATATTTTTGTAACATAACTGCAACCCAAACTTCTCTCTTTTCATTAAATATGCAGCAAATATctaatatatattaataattaaGACCTTCTTTTGAAACTGACATTGTCCTGTAAACTGCATTTTCTGACCGTTTTCACCCAAATAAATTCTGAATCATGGTAAGCCATAATTAAATCTCTGTACAGTTATCGAGACTTGAATAAATCTACATCCCATTAGTTCATCAGACTCAAGCTTTCAGAGTGcatacaatttatttttgatgtgtAACTCGGGATCTTGCAGTTGGTGCtacacaaaatgtttgctggaaACATTAAGCCGAGGCAGTTTCATTCCTACTGGGGCATAGGGCGAAATAAAGACAGGAGGGcatccattttatttctttgtcatTGGTTTTCAGCTATTATTTATCTTAGAACTGCTCTTAgctcattgttgcttattgcTACAAGTACAATATTTCTCTAAAATGATTCACAATTGCAATCTTCTCAATTTCTTCAAAAGCCAtaattcttgattttattgCAGTGGCTGTTTGCCGTTTCAGGGAGTAGTCAGGGGAGTGAGACTGATAGATGGTGTGACTTTTACGCTTTTAACTCTTTCCATGCTGGGGCTGCGTGCACGACCTTGCCATAAAAAGCCTCACGTATCCATATGTTCTTcagactgaaatatttattgataattttgTTCTTAAAGGCACTAATGTTATGAAACTACAGTCCTAGCTCCAATTTGTGATGTTAAATATTGTACAGACAGTCCTTTTTTCAAAGTGGCATCCTTCCTaggcagaaataaaatgtataaacataTCTAAGATGCCATTCCTGAAATGAGGATGTCATAAGATCCACACTAAAAGCATTTGAAGATCATTAAGGGTCTTGTTATGCAAATCTAAACCTAAACATCCTTAGTTTCTTTTCACAAGAAGCCTTTTAAATACCTGAATCATTGtacttaaaacagcttttttttttaattcatgtaATTTGGCTTGTAACTCGAAATATCGACAATATTCTATCATTTGGCATGATTACTGTAAATATTTGAAATTTACCTGTTTCTACCACCTACAACACTcatgtttttaaagatttctgTAATTTTGACTTTAAAACTTATTCTATATTTTATAGTTGCTTCGTATACCCCACTTACTAGGGTCTAggatttcattttattcagtatttcttattttgtttgttagAGCTTTTGTTCTGGGCAACCCCTGTGAGGACAATGACACTAACCTTCTGTGGTTTTTCACAAAacctttttctctttccttcattcatgctgtttgtttttcacatcTGCTGTACACATGCAGCTAAAACTGTGGAATGACGAAATGGGGCCTTCATCATTTAAGGCTTAGGCTAATGCCTGGTTTTGCCTTAGTTAATCGACCATGGAAATTAAGGCCCACTTCTGTTTTGATGGACTTTTAGGTAATTCAGGTGAAGACCataattattaaagtatattaaCATACAGAAAGTCCACTAAGACACTACACAATTGTttctctgctggtttctgaaACAAGCTTGTTAACCAATCTTACATCTGTGTTTTCCTGGAAATCAACAGGTTTATACCTCTGTTTTATGATTGCGGGCTGCTGGTATTGCCGGCGTGCTTTGCTTCCTTTCCACTCTGTGGCTCGCTCTTACAAGGCAGTTAAACCATTCAAGCTCTGACATTTACAGACCCAAGGCCTCCTGGGCTGCTAAACATGCTTTATGCTGCTGGAGCTGTACCGAAAGTGTGCACGTGTCAGAAAATACCAGGATTTTGATGGAGTTTTTAAAgtccagcctttttttttttttttttttttttcaggctacTGATACACCAGAGGATCGGAACAACCCAGTGTTGCTTTACAACAAAATGGAATTGGGGGAGCTAAACAGCAACTTCACACTTGAAATTGACTCAcaggtaaaacaaaatttttatTAGCATTTCTATTATCTAAACTTTGCCTTGCATGTCTCTTTTtaactgtttgtgtgttttggctCTCCCTGTAGGCGTTCAACTGGAGTTACTTCACAGCTAAGATAATGGACACAGTCAATATCAGCATTCCTGAGTCAGAGAAAATTATCAACTACTCCCCAAACTACTACAGAAGACTCAACTTTGTATTAGCCAAATACACAAAGAGGTGTGTGGGGTTATGCTAGTCAGAAATGGCTTTTTTCCAGAGGCATTCCTTACCTTTGCATtaactgtgtgtttgtgtcgagGTGGAAGTCCAGGGATGCGGTCAGAAAAATCTGGTCATGCACTGCTGTTACTGTAGATACTTGCATGATCATGGCAATCTCTTTGACCTTGGTGTGTTTCCTATTTCAGGGATCTGCAGAACTACGTGGTTTGGCGGTTTGCTATGAACATGGTAGTGGGGTTGAGCCGAGCTTACAGAGACACCAGGAAAGCTTTCCGCAAGGTGCACCGCAATCACCCTGACATTTTgacttgaaaaaatattttaatgaagatCTTTTAATGTATTTACTTGGGCAGTCAAATGATTAAATGCGCAAACTAAATATCTCATCTAAGATATGATAGAAGAATAGGACATTTTGGGTTTTTCACAAACAAATGAACTTTCACAGAATTGCATGTGGGCCTTTTGCATTTTACATATTCATTAAATtgatataacgccaattcacaacacatgttaaggcactttacaaagtcaaattcaatcaaatcatacagagtggtcaaaaagtttccccaTCTGGGGAAACCCAGCCAATTGCATTGAGTCGGCGGCAAGAAATCTTGCTGCCGAACCGTTTAGGGTGACACCGCATACGCGGTCATAAACAAAATTGAGATCTGCACATACCTGTATACACGGAGTCCTCCTCGAGTATGAGCGGACCTCTGGAGTGAAGTACACtcgagtatgtgggggccttaaacctataacagcataactacagagatggctcaggataacctaaacCACTCGAACCATAAATTttgtgaaaaaggaaagtttgaagcctggtcttaaaagtagacagggtgtctgcctaaTTGACgtaaactgggagttggttccacaggagaggagtctgataactaaaagatctgcctcccattctacttttagagactctaggaaccaccagtagacctgcagtctgagagtgaagtgctctgtaaggaacatacggggtaatcagatctctcaTATATGATgcagcttgattattaagggctttatatgtgaggagaatttttaattatattcttgataTTCATGGTTCAGCCAGTTGCTAAGACAAACTGGTTAACATTTTTTGAATGTAAggcagactgtttttttttttctcaagaatATGACCTGTGACTGAAGAGGGTTATTGTCATGGAACTGTTGATGTAGGAGTTGCTTGATCAGTTGAATTGTGGGTAAAATGTTGGGAAGTGGGTTAAATAAAATTGTCGGTGGCAAATCCAGAAAATAATCATATTGCATTAAGGCattcattttgacagccctagtaTTTACCAATATCAAAAgcgacatttttttaaattgagagTGATTGTACTTACTGCTAGAGCCACAGTGGAATGAGTCAGATCAGTGGTCTGAAAATGCAGTCCATTGTGGCCAGACTCCCTAGAACTTGTAGCTGTATATCAGTgtcaacacatttaaattaaataattggatcATTAGCATGactctgttgtgttttgttgCATTCTATGGCATATAAGTGAGCAATGATTTTCTAACCAATTTAGTtttgcactactttgttttCGCCTGTATCATAAAATCCCATTCAAATGCATTTAAACTTGGAGTTGTGAAATGACAATGTGAGAGTTCAAAGGATGTGAATATTCTTGGAAGACACTGTACTCTCATTTTTCTAAATTCTTGAGAGCTTTCTTCCATAACCCATCAGTTTCCCTTTATTccactttctgaaatggaaaCTGCAGTCATAGGGTTTCATGTTAGTATGAACAAAGTATAAAGTTTATCCTTGATTTACAATTTTTCTGCATCTCCTTACTTTCCCAATAGGCTCTGTCTGGTACGACGTCAGAGGTGGCTGTGTGGCGACAATGTGCACTGTATGTCAACAACAACATGGACAACTCTGTGGGACGGCTCTATGTGCAGGAGGCTTTCTCTGAAAAGAGCAAAGAGCTTGTAAGTAGAGGCTGAATTTGGACCTTGGATTATCAGATCAGAATAGCTCTATCAAGCAGCTTTCTCTTATATTGACAATCTGAACTTATGATACAAAAACAGAGTGGGTGTTTATGTATTCATATAAAGAAACGGAGCGTTTTAGAGACATCTGCGATTTTTGTCGCCTGTCTCGTGTCTGTGCCTCGGTGCTTGCTTGCATCCACTAAAAGCAGCTGAACAAGGTGTCCTCGTTAGCATGCTCACACCACCTACACTGTAAatctctgtatgtgtgtgtgcgtgtgcacaaGCTTTGCCACATTACTGTGTTTCGTGTATGAGTGACACTGCCATAACTCTTGAGCGTCTCTGATTCCATAAAGATGTTTGCCTACTCAGATCCCATTTCCCCACTGCGTGTGTGTGCGCctgagtttgtgtgttttggttaAGTGAGAAATGACGCACAGCTGCTTTGAGCATCCAGCTACATATCTGCTTACCCATTTCCTCAAATGCATGACCCAGCATAAAGTGTGAGTTGACCAACAGCTGACACACGTACTTTAATAACAACCAACAAGTACGCTTCATGCCAGAAACTCTCAGAAGGAAGCGCTTCATGTTGAccagaaaaaacttttttttccttttttttttttttgatggaaccccattttaaatatttaaatatacaacatttttgaccacattgcagaTTAAGCAATCTATGCTGcaacaaattattttcttttgtaaattcATAAGtaatgagatttattttttttcccagttcgTGGCAGAAAGTAGATTGGGCAGTCTTACAGAGGAGGAAACCTCTAACCTATCTGCCATCCATCTTGTTATCAATGCTCAGATCATTGCCTGACTGTCTCCTTGTATATACCTAGTAATAAGATGTCAAGGGACATTCGGTCTACAGGCACATTAGGTGAATTAAGCACTTTAAGCCAGCGGGAAACGTTTTTCCGATTTACCTCTGGTTTAGGCTGGGCGGCGTTCTTGTTTGAAATGAATAGCAATACGTGGAAACTTTCACCATACAACGAAGCTGAACTTCATTGTATGGTGAATGAAGTTCACCATACAACGAAGCTGAACTTCATTGTATGGTGAATGAAGTTCACCATACAATGAAGTGGTTGTTTATTGTGAAATTTGGACAAATACTTTCATCCACACAATTCACGTTCTACAGTATACAATCTCTCAAAGGGTTTACTGAAAAATCTGTGTGGTTGCTCCCAGTTTGTGGCAAACCACAACTTTTTCTTAAGAGGTTgtgcaatgagtaaacaagggGTCCATTGATGTGATATATGCAGTGATATATTTAAAGTTCAGCCCTGCAATTCGCTGATGACATTTTTGTCTGACCACTTATTTTCTCCAGCAGGTACCTATAAAGAAGAATCTTACAAGTACAACAGGTGTATGCTTAAGTTGtagttataattatttttaatctgcAAAATCTCTTGAAATGACTTTGGGATGATATCaatactccaaaaaaaaaaaaaagtgtttgtgttCAAATTGTACTGTTGGCAGATTAAATGGTATAGCCATGCTTGTAGCTGAGCTTACTGATCTTCAGTGGCCTTACAAATATATTCAGACCCTTTTTACATTGTCCaccacattacagccacaaataaaaaaaaaatccaccttaACTTCAATTAGATCGGACGGAGAGTATCCGTGAAAGACAGTTTTCAGGGGGCTTCATGATACAGTTTGTTAAACCAGAtactatttacaaaaacaagaGTAAAAGGCTGAACTCAAAAACATGCCACGGTTTTCagattgagcaaaaacaaaaaaacaaagccatgcaatattttttttcactttatattATAAGCTGGCACAAAAGGCAAAAATCATAAATTCAATAAAGctcattaattaatttaattgtgtgtgtgtgtggggtggggggggggtgtatggAAGTCTGTATGTATTTTAGTTTATAGTTATCTCTGGATTATTGGAGAACCTCCAAAATACAATGTGGATAGAAATGTATTGATTTTCAGCAACTTTTCATTAACCAttttctaatttgtttttttatgttgatgtCGTTTTAGTTCAATGATTTTAGTacgtatttttagtttttgtctaAAGTTGTACTTGAATCATTAGAAAACCAAGAAATTGTCCAATCTATTTCTATACATGAGATGTTAGAGCTATGATGTCAAAGCAGATGTCATTCATTTCAAATTAATTACACTATCTGTAAATGTGCCTTGGTCAGCAGACAAATGTGTTAAACTGAATTGTTCTCAGGTGTGAATGGGAGacctaattttaataaatgtattcataATGTGACATAGTGCGACTGAgaagttttcttatttttgataCAATTAGTTTATGGTTTGGAGCAATAGGAACAGCTGAGAAGATAACCTTTGATTATGCATTTCTTTGAATCTATCATTTTCATGTTACGACTTTGGCTCTCTCCTTTTGCATTGGGATATTAGATGGAGGAGATGATTAAAGATATTCGGGAAGTTTTTATCAGTAACCTCGATGACCTCACCTGGATGGATACAGAGACcaaaaaagcagctgaagagaAGGTGTGAATTTGAACTGCAAGAATCGTTTTAaatgcatgtttaaaacaacttcTAAGGTTTTGTCTcatttctcgtttttttttttctgtccaggCCCGAGCTATTCGTGAACGCATTGGGTATTCTGAAAACATCATGGATGACGAATATCTAAACAATGAGTACAAAGATGTgagtatttattttgaaaaaatgcAAGTTATTAAACTTTTCACTGAATACTTGTAACAGAATATGCTTTAGGGAAGTCATATTTCCCACCCTCCGAAAACGTCTCTGAATTTTTGGCTTTAGTGAGTTTCTCTCGCGAATATAAGACCAAGTGTTGATGGCTTTCATCACTGCTAATCCTCCTGATTTTTCTGGCTGTGTCGGTGCTAGCTGAGCTACAGTGCAGAGGAGTACTTTGAAAACATCCTGCAGAATCTGGAGTATGTGCAGAAGAAACGCCTGCGGAAACTGCGAGTCAAAGTCAACAAGGAGGAGTAAGATTTCCTTTTGTGGGGGCGGTGGATTTAACAGCTTTACTCCAGATGTGTTGTAAATGAGAACTGCAGCGTTGGGTATTTAAatcacctgttttttttaagtggctTCATTTATGATCCTAGCAGAGTGACCCACTACAGTGTTTACCTAATTTATTCTTTGTACAGTGTGTTCACTTTCTCCCACGCAAACTCCCACACGCATTTAGAGTTCAGCTTTGAACAGCAGGGATCCATGCATTGACCTTGGTATTAAAAGCTGCatgttaattttaatgtttttactcaaGTGGGTTTCTTGATTTGCCTTAGTGCTCTTTTATAGTGCCCTCCCTCTCATTTTTCTCAAGGTGGGTAACTGGAGCTGCTGTTGTCAACGCCTTCTACTCATCTAGCAAAAACCAAATAGGTATCATTTAAGCACTGATGGCATATGGAGCCACGAAACCTGAAACCTAACCCATTTTGAACTTTAGAATCTTTGTTCTGTCTTTAGTGTTCCCTGCAGGTATCCTTCAGCCTCCTTTCTTCAGCAAAGGCCAAGCTAAATCTCTAAACTACGGTGGCATTGGCATGGTAATCGGTCACGAGATTACGCATGGCTTTGATGACAACGGTATGATTTTCCACTCAGTTGTTCTCCCTTCCAGTTTTGGCGGATTAGTCTTTGAGCAGATGTATTTCCCCCCTGTAAATGGCACTACTTTAGAAAAGTGCTTTGTTCCATCCTATTAAGGGTTTTCCCTCAGgattcgtgtttttttttttttttttttttatacattctcTTGTACTTGACTTACATGTCAGTTAAAAACAATctacctcagcaatgccacatgCATTCTTATTGATATTTGCTCAtaaatcaaatgaaaacaaatttttgGATATAAGGATGTTTACAATTACCGCAAATGATTCCATCATACCATTTTTACAGTTTAGTCAATTTTATGTAACACAGAAAGTGACCATAAGTTTCTTCTGGCTATTTGGATCATAGCATCACCCTTCCTCATACTCTGCTGCACCCtgcctgtcagctggctgatAAAAGGctgcaacatttttcaaatgtttacaAGTACAAATTTGTCTGTTTTGAAATGCTTTACATTGCACAAACAGACAATAATGTCTTACATAGGCAATATAgttttaaaagtacaaaaaaatatatcctgTGCCATAATCTCTCACAAATTGGTACTAAATTTAActggtttctctgctttttttttttttttttcgtctgtGTATCGAAATTAAAATggtaaattacattttaccTGTAGTAATGATAATTATTTTAGCAGTATAAATTTTCGATCCCCATTTCCTCCACATCTGTTCTGTTTCCCCTAGGCCGTAACTATGACAAGGATGGCGACCTAAAGGACTGGTGGACACCTGACTCCACTCACAGATTCCTGGAGCTTTCAAAGTGCATTGTTGACCAGTACAGCAACTTTTCCTGGGACCTGGCTAATGGATTACATGTACATTCACACAATCCCTGTTTcttttctgacttttttgttttttcatcttttcgTCTAAAATTCTGATAAACCTCACTTTCATCAAATTTACTGGAATTCCCAATACCTATGCCAGCTCATCTGTCATTTTTCAATCTTTCCTCCTGTTTTGCAGTTTCATCTCCTCTCTCCTTTAGGTCTCTCTAATGTTTTGTGTTGACACACGAGCACTTCTCCTTTTATCCTTCCTTCTCTGTACTGCTCCTTTGAACAATGCTTCTTTTATTCTCTGGGTAATACATTCTTATAACCCAGAAAGCGATATCTGCAATTTGCAGAAAATATGGAGGGAA from Fundulus heteroclitus isolate FHET01 chromosome 18, MU-UCD_Fhet_4.1, whole genome shotgun sequence encodes the following:
- the LOC105932605 gene encoding neprilysin isoform X1, which translates into the protein MPIYIIDRKFPDISGESILLAGERGDLRMTETNTPKSAKKPRWTSLEIGLITIVSLLFIVIVALIILFATQKTDEICTTADCTQSASRLIDNMDATVDPCDNFYQYACGGWLKKNIIPETSSRYSTFDILRDDLEVILKGVLEKTVEGEAAALTKAKTLYKSCTNESLIELRGGTPLLDMLSDVFEWPMAVDNWENDYGKAWRLEDVIARLNEKYGTQLLVNFFVGTDDRDSTSYIIHFDQQTSLGLLSRDYYACDGPYAEACRAYEQFMTDLAKLIRSDRGLRINETQIREEVTRVIDLERDIANATDTPEDRNNPVLLYNKMELGELNSNFTLEIDSQAFNWSYFTAKIMDTVNISIPESEKIINYSPNYYRRLNFVLAKYTKRDLQNYVVWRFAMNMVVGLSRAYRDTRKAFRKALSGTTSEVAVWRQCALYVNNNMDNSVGRLYVQEAFSEKSKELMEEMIKDIREVFISNLDDLTWMDTETKKAAEEKARAIRERIGYSENIMDDEYLNNEYKDLSYSAEEYFENILQNLEYVQKKRLRKLRVKVNKEEWVTGAAVVNAFYSSSKNQIVFPAGILQPPFFSKGQAKSLNYGGIGMVIGHEITHGFDDNGRNYDKDGDLKDWWTPDSTHRFLELSKCIVDQYSNFSWDLANGLHLNGNNTLGENIADNGGIRQAYQAYKNYVNHHGEEPPLPGIDLSHDQLFFLNFAQVWCGTHRPEQAVNSIKVDVHSPGKFRVLGSLQNFPEFAKAFNCNKSSYMVPDNICRVW
- the LOC105932605 gene encoding neprilysin isoform X2 — its product is MTETNTPKSAKKPRWTSLEIGLITIVSLLFIVIVALIILFATQKTDEICTTADCTQSASRLIDNMDATVDPCDNFYQYACGGWLKKNIIPETSSRYSTFDILRDDLEVILKGVLEKTVEGEAAALTKAKTLYKSCTNESLIELRGGTPLLDMLSDVFEWPMAVDNWENDYGKAWRLEDVIARLNEKYGTQLLVNFFVGTDDRDSTSYIIHFDQQTSLGLLSRDYYACDGPYAEACRAYEQFMTDLAKLIRSDRGLRINETQIREEVTRVIDLERDIANATDTPEDRNNPVLLYNKMELGELNSNFTLEIDSQAFNWSYFTAKIMDTVNISIPESEKIINYSPNYYRRLNFVLAKYTKRDLQNYVVWRFAMNMVVGLSRAYRDTRKAFRKALSGTTSEVAVWRQCALYVNNNMDNSVGRLYVQEAFSEKSKELMEEMIKDIREVFISNLDDLTWMDTETKKAAEEKARAIRERIGYSENIMDDEYLNNEYKDLSYSAEEYFENILQNLEYVQKKRLRKLRVKVNKEEWVTGAAVVNAFYSSSKNQIVFPAGILQPPFFSKGQAKSLNYGGIGMVIGHEITHGFDDNGRNYDKDGDLKDWWTPDSTHRFLELSKCIVDQYSNFSWDLANGLHLNGNNTLGENIADNGGIRQAYQAYKNYVNHHGEEPPLPGIDLSHDQLFFLNFAQVWCGTHRPEQAVNSIKVDVHSPGKFRVLGSLQNFPEFAKAFNCNKSSYMVPDNICRVW
- the LOC105932605 gene encoding neprilysin isoform X3, translating into MSYLAAALLLLSSFANLVSCLPVHPDSSRLIDNMDATVDPCDNFYQYACGGWLKKNIIPETSSRYSTFDILRDDLEVILKGVLEKTVEGEAAALTKAKTLYKSCTNESLIELRGGTPLLDMLSDVFEWPMAVDNWENDYGKAWRLEDVIARLNEKYGTQLLVNFFVGTDDRDSTSYIIHFDQQTSLGLLSRDYYACDGPYAEACRAYEQFMTDLAKLIRSDRGLRINETQIREEVTRVIDLERDIANATDTPEDRNNPVLLYNKMELGELNSNFTLEIDSQAFNWSYFTAKIMDTVNISIPESEKIINYSPNYYRRLNFVLAKYTKRDLQNYVVWRFAMNMVVGLSRAYRDTRKAFRKALSGTTSEVAVWRQCALYVNNNMDNSVGRLYVQEAFSEKSKELMEEMIKDIREVFISNLDDLTWMDTETKKAAEEKARAIRERIGYSENIMDDEYLNNEYKDLSYSAEEYFENILQNLEYVQKKRLRKLRVKVNKEEWVTGAAVVNAFYSSSKNQIVFPAGILQPPFFSKGQAKSLNYGGIGMVIGHEITHGFDDNGRNYDKDGDLKDWWTPDSTHRFLELSKCIVDQYSNFSWDLANGLHLNGNNTLGENIADNGGIRQAYQAYKNYVNHHGEEPPLPGIDLSHDQLFFLNFAQVWCGTHRPEQAVNSIKVDVHSPGKFRVLGSLQNFPEFAKAFNCNKSSYMVPDNICRVW